In one Culex quinquefasciatus strain JHB chromosome 2, VPISU_Cqui_1.0_pri_paternal, whole genome shotgun sequence genomic region, the following are encoded:
- the LOC6048210 gene encoding E3 ubiquitin-protein ligase RNF166 isoform X2 yields MADVHTGITCSVCDGKDFVGTRYVCLICWDYDLCQKCYEEKRCTARHRPHHPMQSVISRDDFFKSTQSAVTVDEVRLCCPFCGERELNLAALLQHNQQNHAEEAESVRCPVCVTYNVPGNSLLDGLFLEHLRNEHSELDEGISCTTCQKKPFAGNRYACLVCHNYDLCEECHTGKRFSKHHLPYHPMQQIMPKEAYAVQNPPPERIFRCPYCGDGELSASGLRDHCQELHQNCPGIRVRCSICGVCRVPYKNFTLLKCSLLDHLRDYHGLKGAPEPEPEVIRPIECSICFLELEAEIVTERYCQCRHEEFHEKCIREWLAINPTCPVCRAMQKP; encoded by the exons ATGGCTGATGTTCATACAG GAATAACTTGCAGCGTTTGCGATGGTAAAGACTTTGTAGGGACTCGTTACGTGTGTCTGATTTGCTGGGACTACgatttgtgccagaaatgttacGAGGAAAAACGTTGCACTGCCCGGCACCGGCCACACCATCCGATGCAGTCGGTTATTAGTAGGGACGATTTCTTCAAATCCACTCAAAGTGCAGTCACTGTGGATGAGGTTCGACTGTGTTGTCCATTTTGCGGTGAACGAGAGTTGAATCTGGCAGCGTTACTGCAGCATAACCAGCAGAATCATGCCGAAGAGGCCGAATCCGTACGATGTCCGGTTTGTGTGACGTACAACGTTCCGGGAAACAGTCTGCTGGATGGATTGTTTTTGGAACATCTGCGGAACGAGCACAGCGAGCTAGATGAGG GTATATCCTGTACCACTTGCCAGAAGAAACCATTTGCGGGGAATCGCTACGCGTGTTTAGTGTGCCACAACTACGACCTATGCGAAGAATGTCACACTGGGAAGCGATTCAGCAAACACCATCTGCCTTACCATCCGATGCAGCAaattatgcccaaagaagcgtACGCAGTTCAGAATCCACCTCCGGAAAGAATCTTCCGGTGTCCATACTGTGGAGACGGCGAGCTCAGCGCCAGTGGTCTCAGGGATCATTGCCAAGAACTGCACCAGAATTGCCCAGGAATCCGGGTCAGATGTTCAATCTGCGGCGTCTGTCGAGTTCCGTACAAAAACTTTACCCTCCTAAAGTGCTCTCTGCTGGACCATTTGAGAGACTATCATGGATTGAAAG GAGCTCCAGAACCAGAACCGGAAGTTATCAGACCAATTGAATGTTCGATATGCTTTCTGGAGCTGGAGGCTGAGATAGTCACGGAAAGGTATTGCCAGTGTCGGCATGAGGAATTCCACGAGAAATGCATCCGGGAATGGTTGGCCATCAACCCAACCTGTCCGGTGTGTCGAGCAATGCAAAAGCCCTAG
- the LOC6048210 gene encoding uncharacterized protein LOC6048210 isoform X3, whose translation MQSVISRDDFFKSTQSAVTVDEVRLCCPFCGERELNLAALLQHNQQNHAEEAESVRCPVCVTYNVPGNSLLDGLFLEHLRNEHSELDEGISCTTCQKKPFAGNRYACLVCHNYDLCEECHTGKRFSKHHLPYHPMQQIMPKEAYAVQNPPPERIFRCPYCGDGELSASGLRDHCQELHQNCPGIRVRCSICGVCRVPYKNFTLLKCSLLDHLRDYHGLKGAPEPEPEVIRPIECSICFLELEAEIVTERYCQCRHEEFHEKCIREWLAINPTCPVCRAMQKP comes from the exons ATGCAGTCGGTTATTAGTAGGGACGATTTCTTCAAATCCACTCAAAGTGCAGTCACTGTGGATGAGGTTCGACTGTGTTGTCCATTTTGCGGTGAACGAGAGTTGAATCTGGCAGCGTTACTGCAGCATAACCAGCAGAATCATGCCGAAGAGGCCGAATCCGTACGATGTCCGGTTTGTGTGACGTACAACGTTCCGGGAAACAGTCTGCTGGATGGATTGTTTTTGGAACATCTGCGGAACGAGCACAGCGAGCTAGATGAGG GTATATCCTGTACCACTTGCCAGAAGAAACCATTTGCGGGGAATCGCTACGCGTGTTTAGTGTGCCACAACTACGACCTATGCGAAGAATGTCACACTGGGAAGCGATTCAGCAAACACCATCTGCCTTACCATCCGATGCAGCAaattatgcccaaagaagcgtACGCAGTTCAGAATCCACCTCCGGAAAGAATCTTCCGGTGTCCATACTGTGGAGACGGCGAGCTCAGCGCCAGTGGTCTCAGGGATCATTGCCAAGAACTGCACCAGAATTGCCCAGGAATCCGGGTCAGATGTTCAATCTGCGGCGTCTGTCGAGTTCCGTACAAAAACTTTACCCTCCTAAAGTGCTCTCTGCTGGACCATTTGAGAGACTATCATGGATTGAAAG GAGCTCCAGAACCAGAACCGGAAGTTATCAGACCAATTGAATGTTCGATATGCTTTCTGGAGCTGGAGGCTGAGATAGTCACGGAAAGGTATTGCCAGTGTCGGCATGAGGAATTCCACGAGAAATGCATCCGGGAATGGTTGGCCATCAACCCAACCTGTCCGGTGTGTCGAGCAATGCAAAAGCCCTAG
- the LOC6048209 gene encoding E3 ubiquitin-protein ligase KCMF1 isoform X2 gives MLKPVLVPLEESRCIMASYQMSSKSYELSSVHTDVQCNGCDRATIQGLRYACLVCEDYDECDQCRRDKRTSRKHRPYHPVQPILPPAEMARSMECVRSPQTEIRIYCCPHCGDTDFNVRDLTEHCQQYHADGGRGHKVRCPICVTFRVPYRRKFRLEDCTLLRHLLEDHRDVESAGEIAFKHPTRVTVPSAWTMLR, from the exons ATGCTCAAACCGGTTTTAGTTCCGCTCGAAGAATCTCGGTGCATCATGGCATCTTACCAGATGTCCTCAAAGTCGTACGAGCTAAGTTCCGTTCACACAG ACGTCCAGTGCAATGGCTGCGACCGGGCCACCATCCAGGGCCTCCGGTACGCGTGTCTGGTGTGCGAAGACTACGACGAGTGTGACCAGTGTCGCCGGGACAAACGCACCAGCCGGAAGCACCGCCCGTACCACCCGGTCCAACCGATCCTGCCCCCAGCGGAGATGGCCCGCAGCATGGAGTGTGTCCGCTCGCCGCAGACCGAAATCCGGATCTACTGCTGTCCGCACTGCGGAGACACGGACTTTAACGTGCGTGACCTGACGGAACACTGCCAGCAGTACCACGCCGACGGTGGCCGCGGCCACAAGGTGCGCTGTCCGATCTGCGTGACGTTCCGGGTGCCCTACCGGCGGAAGTTCCGGCTCGAGGATTGCACCCTGCTGCGCCATCTGCTCGAGGACCATCGGGACGTGGAAAGTGCCGGTGAGATCGCA TTCAAGCATCCCACGAGGGTGACTGTGCCATCTGCATGGACGATGTTGCGCTGA
- the LOC6048211 gene encoding beta-1,4-N-acetylgalactosaminyltransferase bre-4: protein MALCSRGHALKATLLVAFLLILLNLFGSRRDTAPMSATQWPKRTRPSPDGAGGGHQQQPQQATNQTIHSSNNQTGPPDLLPSSSQLLNGTAPTTPKGHNNEAKPPDAVVAAAAATATAIGGHNDTTKNSTSLSRTENLVDDNSVGGNVSSSTSLRHRNDSLNLVQTEDGQEGSCPPIPPSLDGPYEVDPTYEPLTSVEQKLAPKLQPGGQYRPRECRARDRVAIVVPYRDREQHLPVFLKNLHPFLMKQQIEYGVFIVEQATGSQFNRASLMNVGFVEALKQKPWDCMVFHDVDLLPMDDRNLYTCPDQPRHMSVAVDTFGFKLPYTTIFGGVSAMTVKQFRTVNGFSNSFWGWGGEDDDMSNRLKHVGFHIARYPINIARYTMLSHKKEKANPKRYEKLNTGSKRFDSDGLNSLHYRLINLIRKPLYTWVHVEISPESS, encoded by the exons ATGGCGTTGTGCAGCCGTGGCCACGCACTCAAGGCGACACTGCTGGTGGCATTCCTGCTGATACTGCTGAATCTGTTCGGTTCCCGCCGGGACACGGCCCCGATGAG CGCCACGCAATGGCCAAAACGCACAAGACCTAGCCCGGACGGGGCCGGAGGAGGCCATCAGCAGCAACCTCAACAGGCCACCAATCAAACAATCCACAGCAGCAACAATCAAACGGGCCCGCCCGATCTCCTTCCGAGTTCTTCTCAACTTCTCAACGGCACTGCTCCGACCACCCCCAAGGGACACAACAACGAAGCTAAGCCGCCGGATGCGGTGGTGGCAGCAGCGGCGGCGACGGCCACGGCGATTGGTGGTCACAACGATACTACTAAAAATTCCACTAGTTTAAGCAGAACTGAGAATCTTGTAGATGATAATAGCGTTGGAGGCAATGTCAGTAGCAGCACTAGTTTAAGGCATCGAAACGACTCGTTGAATCTGGTCCAGACTGAGGATGGACAGGAAGGCAGCTGTCCACCGATACCGCCTAGTTTAG ATGGTCCCTACGAAGTGGACCCCACGTACGAACCGCTGACCTCGGTGGAGCAAAAGCTAGCTCCCAAGCTGCAACCCGGTGGCCAGTACAGACCGCGCGAGTGCCGGGCTCGCGACCGGGTGGCGATCGTCGTGCCCTATCGAGACCGCGAGCAGCACCTGCCGGTGTTCCTCAAGAACCTGCATCCATTCCTGATGAAGCAGCAGATCGAGTACGGCGTGTTCATCGTCGAGCAAGCCACCGGATCGCAGTTCAATCGGGCGTCCCTCATGAACGTGGGGTTCGTCGAGGCGCTGAAACAGAAGCCGTGGGACTGCATGGTCTTTCACGACGTGGACCTGCTGCCGATGGACGACCGCAATCTGTACACGTGTCCGGATCAACCGCGGCACATGTCCGTCGCCGTTGACACCTTTGGCTTCAAGCTGCCCTACACGACCATCTTTGGTGGCGTTTCCGCGATGACCGTGAAGCAGTTTCGCACCGTGAACGGCTTCTCCAACTCGTTCTGGGGCTGGGGCGGCGAAGACGACGACATGTCCAATAG ACTGAAACACGTCGGTTTCCACATTGCACGCTACCCGATCAATATCGCACGCTACACCATGCTGTCCCACAAGAAGGAGAAGGCGAACCCGAAAAG GTACGAAAAGCTCAACACCGGTTCGAAGCGATTCGACAGTGATGGATTGAACTCGCTGCACTACCGCCTGATTAACCTGATCCGCAAGCCGCTGTACACCTGGGTCCACGTGGAAATTTCACCGGAG AGCAGCTGA
- the LOC6048209 gene encoding RING-H2 finger protein ATL78 isoform X1 gives MLKPVLVPLEESRCIMASYQMSSKSYELSSVHTDVQCNGCDRATIQGLRYACLVCEDYDECDQCRRDKRTSRKHRPYHPVQPILPPAEMARSMECVRSPQTEIRIYCCPHCGDTDFNVRDLTEHCQQYHADGGRGHKVRCPICVTFRVPYRRKFRLEDCTLLRHLLEDHRDVESAVQASHEGDCAICMDDVALSASRKFLPCGHAFHGHCIGRWLRSNNSCPVCRAEVSRFFMM, from the exons ATGCTCAAACCGGTTTTAGTTCCGCTCGAAGAATCTCGGTGCATCATGGCATCTTACCAGATGTCCTCAAAGTCGTACGAGCTAAGTTCCGTTCACACAG ACGTCCAGTGCAATGGCTGCGACCGGGCCACCATCCAGGGCCTCCGGTACGCGTGTCTGGTGTGCGAAGACTACGACGAGTGTGACCAGTGTCGCCGGGACAAACGCACCAGCCGGAAGCACCGCCCGTACCACCCGGTCCAACCGATCCTGCCCCCAGCGGAGATGGCCCGCAGCATGGAGTGTGTCCGCTCGCCGCAGACCGAAATCCGGATCTACTGCTGTCCGCACTGCGGAGACACGGACTTTAACGTGCGTGACCTGACGGAACACTGCCAGCAGTACCACGCCGACGGTGGCCGCGGCCACAAGGTGCGCTGTCCGATCTGCGTGACGTTCCGGGTGCCCTACCGGCGGAAGTTCCGGCTCGAGGATTGCACCCTGCTGCGCCATCTGCTCGAGGACCATCGGGACGTGGAAAGTGCCG TTCAAGCATCCCACGAGGGTGACTGTGCCATCTGCATGGACGATGTTGCGCTGAGTGCCAGCCGGAAGTTTCTACCCTGCGGGCACGCGTTCCACGGGCACTGCATCGGCCGTTGGCTGAGGAGCAACAACAGCTGTCCGGTGTGTCGGGCGGAGGTTAGCAGGTTCTTTATGATGTAA
- the LOC119767630 gene encoding uncharacterized protein LOC119767630 isoform X1, whose protein sequence is MADVYREFNCAVCHEKDIKWSHFVCLVCPEYYLCCKCHEEKHYSKPHRPYHPMQPVLSQQDFFKYVNSVVPPEDDIRLCCPYCGIWILTEAKLLQHCQIKHDGDDDRVRCPVCVTFCILEQSLTFAMFIDHLKKGHCERGRFMFCNTCRKTPILEPYHSCLICNDYDLCENCHKAKKHNQTHMPYHPMQPVLHKKLYAVQKTSSLNIYRCPFCGENEFSAQGLSDHCRELHVESQEIRVRCPICSVNRSPFKKYYLLKDSLLDHLKNYHGILPKDYNPEQEINHCPICLSKLAGGTARKNYFQCIHNKFHEKCIQNWLAISSTCPECRANRID, encoded by the exons ATGGCTGACGTTTACAGAG AATTCAACTGTGCGGTTTGCCACGAGAAGGACATAAAATGGAGCCATTTCGTGTGTTTGGTATGTCCCGAGTATTATTTGTGTTGCAAGTGCCACGAGGAGAAGCACTACAGCAAACCCCATCGGCCATATCACCCGATGCAGCCAGTGTTGAGCCAGCAAGATTTCTTCAAATACGTGAACAGTGTAGTCCCACCGGAGGATGACATTCGCCTATGCTGCCCCTATTGCGGGATTTGGATACTGACCGAGGCTAAACTTTTACAACACTGTCAGATCAAACATGACGGAGATGACGATCGTGTTCGGTGTCCCGTTTGTGTGACGTTTTGCATTTTGGAGCAGAGTTTAACGTTTGCAATGTTCATCGATCACCTGAAAAAAGGTCATTGTGAACGAGGACGAT TTATGTTCTGCAACACGTGTAGGAAAACACCTATTTTGGAACCATACCATTCCTGCCTAATATGCAATGACTACGATTTGTGCGAAAATTGTCACAAGGCAAAGAAACACAATCAAACTCATATGCCGTATCATCCTATGCAACCAGTTCTTCATAAAAAGTTGTACGCAGTTCAAAAAACTTCATCGTTGAATATCTATCGATGCCCTTTCTGCGGAGAAAACGAGTTCAGTGCCCAAGGACTATCGGATCACTGCCGAGAGCTGCACGTCGAGAGTCAAGAAATTCGCGTTCGCTGTCCAATATGCAGTGTGAATCGGTCGCCGTTCAAGAAATATTACTTGCTGAAGGATTCGCTACTGGATCATCTGAAGAATTATCACGGGATCCTGCCCAAAG ATTACAATCCGGAACAGGAGATCAACCACTGTCCAATTTGCCTATCTAAACTGGCGGGAGGTACCGCGAGGAAGAATTATTTCCAGTGTATTCACAACAAGTTTCAcgaaaaatgcattcaaaattggTTGGCCATCAGTTCAACTTGTCCAGAGTGTCGCGCGAATCGGATCGACTGA
- the LOC6048210 gene encoding E3 ubiquitin-protein ligase RNF166 isoform X1, with protein sequence MFIQVCKRITCSVCDGKDFVGTRYVCLICWDYDLCQKCYEEKRCTARHRPHHPMQSVISRDDFFKSTQSAVTVDEVRLCCPFCGERELNLAALLQHNQQNHAEEAESVRCPVCVTYNVPGNSLLDGLFLEHLRNEHSELDEGISCTTCQKKPFAGNRYACLVCHNYDLCEECHTGKRFSKHHLPYHPMQQIMPKEAYAVQNPPPERIFRCPYCGDGELSASGLRDHCQELHQNCPGIRVRCSICGVCRVPYKNFTLLKCSLLDHLRDYHGLKGAPEPEPEVIRPIECSICFLELEAEIVTERYCQCRHEEFHEKCIREWLAINPTCPVCRAMQKP encoded by the exons ATGTTCATACAGGTTTGTAAAA GAATAACTTGCAGCGTTTGCGATGGTAAAGACTTTGTAGGGACTCGTTACGTGTGTCTGATTTGCTGGGACTACgatttgtgccagaaatgttacGAGGAAAAACGTTGCACTGCCCGGCACCGGCCACACCATCCGATGCAGTCGGTTATTAGTAGGGACGATTTCTTCAAATCCACTCAAAGTGCAGTCACTGTGGATGAGGTTCGACTGTGTTGTCCATTTTGCGGTGAACGAGAGTTGAATCTGGCAGCGTTACTGCAGCATAACCAGCAGAATCATGCCGAAGAGGCCGAATCCGTACGATGTCCGGTTTGTGTGACGTACAACGTTCCGGGAAACAGTCTGCTGGATGGATTGTTTTTGGAACATCTGCGGAACGAGCACAGCGAGCTAGATGAGG GTATATCCTGTACCACTTGCCAGAAGAAACCATTTGCGGGGAATCGCTACGCGTGTTTAGTGTGCCACAACTACGACCTATGCGAAGAATGTCACACTGGGAAGCGATTCAGCAAACACCATCTGCCTTACCATCCGATGCAGCAaattatgcccaaagaagcgtACGCAGTTCAGAATCCACCTCCGGAAAGAATCTTCCGGTGTCCATACTGTGGAGACGGCGAGCTCAGCGCCAGTGGTCTCAGGGATCATTGCCAAGAACTGCACCAGAATTGCCCAGGAATCCGGGTCAGATGTTCAATCTGCGGCGTCTGTCGAGTTCCGTACAAAAACTTTACCCTCCTAAAGTGCTCTCTGCTGGACCATTTGAGAGACTATCATGGATTGAAAG GAGCTCCAGAACCAGAACCGGAAGTTATCAGACCAATTGAATGTTCGATATGCTTTCTGGAGCTGGAGGCTGAGATAGTCACGGAAAGGTATTGCCAGTGTCGGCATGAGGAATTCCACGAGAAATGCATCCGGGAATGGTTGGCCATCAACCCAACCTGTCCGGTGTGTCGAGCAATGCAAAAGCCCTAG
- the LOC119767630 gene encoding uncharacterized protein LOC119767630 isoform X2 — translation MADVYREFNCAVCHEKDIKWSHFVCLVCPEYYLCCKCHEEKHYSKPHRPYHPMQPVLSQQDFFKYVNSVVPPEDDIRLCCPYCGIWILTEAKLLQHCQIKHDGDDDRVRCPVCVTFCILEQSLTFAMFIDHLKKGHCERGRFMFCNTCRKTPILEPYHSCLICNDYDLCENCHKAKKHNQTHMPYHPMQPVLHKKLYAVQKTSSLNIYRCPFCGENEFSAQGLSDHCRELHVESQEIRVRCPICSVNRSPFKKYYLLKDSLLDHLKNYHGILPKGDQPLSNLPI, via the exons ATGGCTGACGTTTACAGAG AATTCAACTGTGCGGTTTGCCACGAGAAGGACATAAAATGGAGCCATTTCGTGTGTTTGGTATGTCCCGAGTATTATTTGTGTTGCAAGTGCCACGAGGAGAAGCACTACAGCAAACCCCATCGGCCATATCACCCGATGCAGCCAGTGTTGAGCCAGCAAGATTTCTTCAAATACGTGAACAGTGTAGTCCCACCGGAGGATGACATTCGCCTATGCTGCCCCTATTGCGGGATTTGGATACTGACCGAGGCTAAACTTTTACAACACTGTCAGATCAAACATGACGGAGATGACGATCGTGTTCGGTGTCCCGTTTGTGTGACGTTTTGCATTTTGGAGCAGAGTTTAACGTTTGCAATGTTCATCGATCACCTGAAAAAAGGTCATTGTGAACGAGGACGAT TTATGTTCTGCAACACGTGTAGGAAAACACCTATTTTGGAACCATACCATTCCTGCCTAATATGCAATGACTACGATTTGTGCGAAAATTGTCACAAGGCAAAGAAACACAATCAAACTCATATGCCGTATCATCCTATGCAACCAGTTCTTCATAAAAAGTTGTACGCAGTTCAAAAAACTTCATCGTTGAATATCTATCGATGCCCTTTCTGCGGAGAAAACGAGTTCAGTGCCCAAGGACTATCGGATCACTGCCGAGAGCTGCACGTCGAGAGTCAAGAAATTCGCGTTCGCTGTCCAATATGCAGTGTGAATCGGTCGCCGTTCAAGAAATATTACTTGCTGAAGGATTCGCTACTGGATCATCTGAAGAATTATCACGGGATCCTGCCCAAAG GAGATCAACCACTGTCCAATTTGCCTATCTAA